A single window of Cheilinus undulatus linkage group 12, ASM1832078v1, whole genome shotgun sequence DNA harbors:
- the nufip2 gene encoding nuclear fragile X mental retardation-interacting protein 2 isoform X1 translates to MEEQPKDRAQDRQYHHHGEDRSSIQHTTCLKNDQSHFQRQHQETQTKKTGWAIRKSNKKVNVSEEETDKNPHLSDTVGMSHPSNSNGNRHTSSTNVKQKSSQKLHTTVAKVSSKGLDHKKSMDLKNDKDKALELNHYEGQPLDKKDSVLLQNGIVNCGLITNGYSSKDNDGSGSEGGYTTPKKRKARCNNTKNSDNVIREKEKDMQQGNTTQDHGAFNLESSEKAVTSRLDGFRAASKAEAQSTAKRAAASEASMGESQRKNSDSKTVGTFGKKTEDRHKAKLSSPSKEDSWTLFKPPPVFPVDNSSAKIVPKISYASKVKENLNKVAQGGGEALPPPVRLSQVPMSAMKTITSASFTNGPVSGNGNGCPSVGTFFAPAASSIPPAPSIPSGENVASPLESNCSSTTSPVDGEAYELRKCTRLIYSLNMQPVLPSARHLDPPAAQTNQKALGDIFQNQWGLSFINEPNLGPEGGNGQVSAEDKTTVVTPQSECQAGTAKVAQPCFDVSPSFMEPVMLAQDPEKRTCAPCNVSNVCSSACVMTEEENKLPPCGQEKTKAEGKCAGSAVSAPSKDNGAKPAQGQLTTLLFGSSKEQVHSKDIGRRCSWGSFDVKAAVTYHTKEMESVFTLQKQDPKRVVVYDETKDGPDQ, encoded by the exons ATGGAGGAACAGCCCAAAGATCGGGCACAAGACAGGCAATATCACCACCACGGAGAGGACAGAAGCTCAATTCAACATACTacttgtctaaaaaatgatcagagCCACTTCCAGCGCCAGCATCAGGAAACGCAGACGAAGAAAACAGGTTGGGCCATCCGGAAAA GCAATAAGAAAGTAAACGTCAGTGAGGAAGAGACGGACAAGAATCCACATCTGTCTGATACTGTTGGTATGTCACATCCCTCCAACAGCAATGGTAACAGACACACAAGTAGTACAAATGTGAAGCAGAAGTCATCACAAAAGCTGCACACGACTGTTGCCAAAGTGAGCAGCAAAGGACTGGACCATAAGAAGAGTATGGACCTTAAAAATGACAAGGACAAGGCCCTGGAGTTGAATCATTATGAGGGCCAACCCTTGGATAAGAAAGACTCTGTGTTGCTTCAAAATGGCATTGTAAACTGTGGTTTAATTACAAATGGTTATTCTAGCAAGGACAATGATGGCAGCGGCTCTGAAGGTGGATACACTACTCCGAAGAAACGCAAGGCCAGATGCAACAACACCAAGAACTCTGATAATGTGAtaagagaaaaggagaaagacaTGCAGCAGGGCAACACTACGCAGGATCATGGGGCTTTTAATCTTGAATCAAGCGAGAAGGCAGTGACTTCCAGACTTGATGGCTTTAGAGCTGCCAGTAAAGCAGAAGCTCAGTCTACAGCTAAGCGGGCTGCTGCTTCTGAGGCTTCAATGGGTGAATCTCAGAGGAAAAACTCTGATAGCAAAACTGTTGGCACCTTTGGTAAAAAGACTGAGGACAGGCACAAAGCCAAGCTTTCCTCACCTTCAAAAGAGGACTCATGGACTTTGTTCAAGCCCCCTCCAGTATTTCCTGTGGACAATAGCAGTGCTAAAATTGTTCCCAAGATCAGTTATGCaagtaaagtaaaagaaaaccTCAACAAAGTAGCTCAAGGTGGAGGAGAGGCACTGCCTCCTCCTGTTAGACTGTCACAGGTTCCAATGTCTGCTATGAAAACTATCACCTCAGCTAGCTTTACTAATGGCCCTGTTTCTGGAAATGGAAACGGCTGCCCATCAGTGGGTACCTTTTTTGCTCCTGCTGCTAGTAGTATTCCACCAGCCCCATCCATCCCAAGTGGCGAGAATGTAGCATCTCCTTTGGAAAGTAACTGTAGCTCTACAACAAGTCCTGTAGATGGAGAAGCATACGAGCTTAGAAAGTGTACTCGTTTAATTTACTCTTTAAATATGCAACCTGTGCTCCCTAGTGCTCGTCATCTTGACCCGCCGGCTGCTCAGACAAATCAGAAAGCCTTGGGAGATATCTTCCAGAATCAGTGGGGGCTCTCCTTCATCAATGAGCCCAACTTGGGGCCTGAGGGAGGAAATGGTCAGGTGTCTGCAGAGGACAAAACTACTGTGGTCACACCTCAAAGCGAGTGTCAGGCTGGAACAGCCAAAGTTGCCCAGCCCTGCTTCGACGTTAGCCCATCATTCATGGAGCCTGTCATGTTGGCTCAGGACCCAGAGAAAAGGACTTGTGCTCCTTGCAATGTATCTAATGTTTGTTCTTCTGCTTGTGTGATGACTGAGGAGGAGAACAAGCTGCCGCCATGTGGCcaggaaaagacaaaagctgaGGGCAAGTGTGCAGGTTCTGCTGTGTCGGCCCCAAGTAAAGACAACGGTGCTAAGCCTGCACAGGGCCAGCTAACCACTCTGTTGTTTGGCTCATCTAAAGAGCAGGTCCACTCTAAAGACATTGGCAGAAGGTGTAGCTGGGGATCCTTTGATGTTAAAGCTGCTGTCACTTATCACACTAAAg AAATGGAATCCGTTTTCACcctgcaaaaacaag ATCCAAAAAGAGTAGTGGTTTATGATGAGACCAAGGATGGACCTGATCAGTGA
- the nufip2 gene encoding nuclear fragile X mental retardation-interacting protein 2 isoform X2: MEEQPKDRAQDRQYHHHGEDRSSIQHTTCLKNDQSHFQRQHQETQTKKTGNKKVNVSEEETDKNPHLSDTVGMSHPSNSNGNRHTSSTNVKQKSSQKLHTTVAKVSSKGLDHKKSMDLKNDKDKALELNHYEGQPLDKKDSVLLQNGIVNCGLITNGYSSKDNDGSGSEGGYTTPKKRKARCNNTKNSDNVIREKEKDMQQGNTTQDHGAFNLESSEKAVTSRLDGFRAASKAEAQSTAKRAAASEASMGESQRKNSDSKTVGTFGKKTEDRHKAKLSSPSKEDSWTLFKPPPVFPVDNSSAKIVPKISYASKVKENLNKVAQGGGEALPPPVRLSQVPMSAMKTITSASFTNGPVSGNGNGCPSVGTFFAPAASSIPPAPSIPSGENVASPLESNCSSTTSPVDGEAYELRKCTRLIYSLNMQPVLPSARHLDPPAAQTNQKALGDIFQNQWGLSFINEPNLGPEGGNGQVSAEDKTTVVTPQSECQAGTAKVAQPCFDVSPSFMEPVMLAQDPEKRTCAPCNVSNVCSSACVMTEEENKLPPCGQEKTKAEGKCAGSAVSAPSKDNGAKPAQGQLTTLLFGSSKEQVHSKDIGRRCSWGSFDVKAAVTYHTKEMESVFTLQKQDPKRVVVYDETKDGPDQ, from the exons ATGGAGGAACAGCCCAAAGATCGGGCACAAGACAGGCAATATCACCACCACGGAGAGGACAGAAGCTCAATTCAACATACTacttgtctaaaaaatgatcagagCCACTTCCAGCGCCAGCATCAGGAAACGCAGACGAAGAAAACAG GCAATAAGAAAGTAAACGTCAGTGAGGAAGAGACGGACAAGAATCCACATCTGTCTGATACTGTTGGTATGTCACATCCCTCCAACAGCAATGGTAACAGACACACAAGTAGTACAAATGTGAAGCAGAAGTCATCACAAAAGCTGCACACGACTGTTGCCAAAGTGAGCAGCAAAGGACTGGACCATAAGAAGAGTATGGACCTTAAAAATGACAAGGACAAGGCCCTGGAGTTGAATCATTATGAGGGCCAACCCTTGGATAAGAAAGACTCTGTGTTGCTTCAAAATGGCATTGTAAACTGTGGTTTAATTACAAATGGTTATTCTAGCAAGGACAATGATGGCAGCGGCTCTGAAGGTGGATACACTACTCCGAAGAAACGCAAGGCCAGATGCAACAACACCAAGAACTCTGATAATGTGAtaagagaaaaggagaaagacaTGCAGCAGGGCAACACTACGCAGGATCATGGGGCTTTTAATCTTGAATCAAGCGAGAAGGCAGTGACTTCCAGACTTGATGGCTTTAGAGCTGCCAGTAAAGCAGAAGCTCAGTCTACAGCTAAGCGGGCTGCTGCTTCTGAGGCTTCAATGGGTGAATCTCAGAGGAAAAACTCTGATAGCAAAACTGTTGGCACCTTTGGTAAAAAGACTGAGGACAGGCACAAAGCCAAGCTTTCCTCACCTTCAAAAGAGGACTCATGGACTTTGTTCAAGCCCCCTCCAGTATTTCCTGTGGACAATAGCAGTGCTAAAATTGTTCCCAAGATCAGTTATGCaagtaaagtaaaagaaaaccTCAACAAAGTAGCTCAAGGTGGAGGAGAGGCACTGCCTCCTCCTGTTAGACTGTCACAGGTTCCAATGTCTGCTATGAAAACTATCACCTCAGCTAGCTTTACTAATGGCCCTGTTTCTGGAAATGGAAACGGCTGCCCATCAGTGGGTACCTTTTTTGCTCCTGCTGCTAGTAGTATTCCACCAGCCCCATCCATCCCAAGTGGCGAGAATGTAGCATCTCCTTTGGAAAGTAACTGTAGCTCTACAACAAGTCCTGTAGATGGAGAAGCATACGAGCTTAGAAAGTGTACTCGTTTAATTTACTCTTTAAATATGCAACCTGTGCTCCCTAGTGCTCGTCATCTTGACCCGCCGGCTGCTCAGACAAATCAGAAAGCCTTGGGAGATATCTTCCAGAATCAGTGGGGGCTCTCCTTCATCAATGAGCCCAACTTGGGGCCTGAGGGAGGAAATGGTCAGGTGTCTGCAGAGGACAAAACTACTGTGGTCACACCTCAAAGCGAGTGTCAGGCTGGAACAGCCAAAGTTGCCCAGCCCTGCTTCGACGTTAGCCCATCATTCATGGAGCCTGTCATGTTGGCTCAGGACCCAGAGAAAAGGACTTGTGCTCCTTGCAATGTATCTAATGTTTGTTCTTCTGCTTGTGTGATGACTGAGGAGGAGAACAAGCTGCCGCCATGTGGCcaggaaaagacaaaagctgaGGGCAAGTGTGCAGGTTCTGCTGTGTCGGCCCCAAGTAAAGACAACGGTGCTAAGCCTGCACAGGGCCAGCTAACCACTCTGTTGTTTGGCTCATCTAAAGAGCAGGTCCACTCTAAAGACATTGGCAGAAGGTGTAGCTGGGGATCCTTTGATGTTAAAGCTGCTGTCACTTATCACACTAAAg AAATGGAATCCGTTTTCACcctgcaaaaacaag ATCCAAAAAGAGTAGTGGTTTATGATGAGACCAAGGATGGACCTGATCAGTGA